The Opitutaceae bacterium genome has a window encoding:
- a CDS encoding periplasmic heavy metal sensor: MRTVIIFFVSVFAVAAISSLTTSYFVREKPVSSRDMHNWLHAQLHISDAQLIALEEIEEHFAAEGDLLRNALAKSKAELAIALREEGTFTPRVAAAVEALHFNMGELQKLSIAHLYEMTTVLDPDQTQQLMQYAEMALTTAP, translated from the coding sequence ATGCGTACCGTCATCATCTTCTTTGTCTCAGTGTTCGCAGTTGCCGCGATCTCGTCGTTGACCACGTCTTATTTTGTCAGGGAGAAGCCGGTATCATCCCGTGACATGCACAACTGGCTGCACGCCCAGCTCCATATTTCCGATGCGCAACTGATCGCCCTTGAAGAAATCGAAGAGCATTTCGCCGCCGAAGGAGATCTGCTTCGAAACGCACTTGCCAAATCCAAGGCCGAGCTGGCAATTGCCCTTCGAGAGGAAGGAACCTTCACACCAAGAGTTGCCGCCGCAGTCGAGGCTCTACACTTCAACATGGGCGAACTCCAGAAGTTATCCATCGCCCACCTCTATGAGATGACTACAGTTTTGGACCCCGATCAGACCCAACAACTCATGCAGTATGCAGAGATGGCGCTGACCACGGCCCCGTGA
- a CDS encoding class I fructose-bisphosphate aldolase produces the protein MNRIIEQFLERESTELLDYICTGIQKEELNLPGPDFIDRVLIASDRSVPVLNNLQRIFSHGRLGGSGYLSILPVDQGIEHSAGASFAPNPIYFDPGNIVRLAIEGGCNAVASTLGVLGIVARSHAHKIPFIVKLNHNELLTYPNEHDQIYFADVRQAAAMGAAAVGATVYFGSPGSHHQIVETTRAFALAHELGLVTILWCYLRNPAFKTKGLDHHTAADLTGQANHLGVTIQADIVKQKLPTHNGGFRAFENFGKTDSRVYDQLATDHPVELTRYQVANAYMGRAGLINSGGASGEDDFDEAIRTAIINKRAGGMGLISGRKAFQRPFAEGVKLLQAIQDVYLEPLVTVA, from the coding sequence ATGAACCGAATCATCGAGCAATTTCTGGAACGTGAATCAACAGAATTACTGGACTATATCTGCACAGGGATTCAAAAGGAGGAGTTGAATCTTCCGGGACCGGATTTCATCGACAGAGTGCTGATTGCGTCTGATCGATCGGTGCCCGTATTGAACAACTTGCAGCGGATCTTTTCGCACGGCCGTTTGGGAGGTTCGGGCTATCTTTCGATCCTGCCGGTGGATCAAGGGATTGAGCATTCGGCCGGCGCCAGTTTTGCTCCGAATCCCATCTACTTTGATCCGGGGAATATTGTGCGACTTGCGATTGAGGGCGGCTGCAACGCGGTCGCTTCCACCCTGGGAGTCTTGGGAATAGTCGCTCGGTCGCATGCCCACAAGATTCCGTTTATAGTGAAACTCAACCACAATGAGTTACTGACCTATCCGAATGAACACGATCAGATCTATTTCGCAGATGTGCGCCAAGCCGCCGCAATGGGAGCCGCCGCAGTAGGGGCAACTGTCTATTTCGGCTCCCCGGGGTCCCATCATCAGATTGTAGAGACGACTCGGGCCTTTGCTTTGGCTCATGAGTTGGGCCTGGTGACAATTCTGTGGTGCTATCTGAGGAATCCGGCCTTCAAGACGAAGGGTCTGGATCATCACACGGCGGCTGATTTGACCGGCCAGGCAAATCATCTTGGGGTGACCATCCAAGCTGATATTGTGAAGCAAAAACTGCCAACGCACAACGGAGGATTTCGTGCGTTCGAGAACTTCGGGAAGACCGACTCACGAGTCTATGACCAACTTGCGACTGATCATCCGGTCGAGTTAACTCGATATCAGGTGGCCAACGCTTACATGGGCCGGGCAGGACTGATCAACTCCGGAGGTGCATCGGGGGAAGATGACTTTGATGAGGCCATACGCACAGCGATCATTAACAAACGGGCAGGAGGCATGGGTCTGATTTCTGGAAGAAAAGCATTTCAGCGGCCGTTTGCTGAGGGTGTAAAGCTCCTTCAGGCGATCCAAGATGTGTACCTTGAACCGTTGGTTACCGTGGCGTGA
- a CDS encoding RNA polymerase sigma factor, with protein MKERKEDPDLELLEAIRAGDGSALETLMERHQVPLYYFVLRYAGEEHLARDIVQESFVRAYFRAGPFRPRSTVKTWLFKIALNLCRDAGRRRTRAPEFVSLDQTSPASTPSLDIADDTPVADEQAASSDDLSQLHEAINLLPDKLKLPLILCTLEQRTQKEAAELLSTTPKTVELRIHRAKKRLQKMLAHLETVPN; from the coding sequence GTGAAAGAGCGAAAAGAGGACCCTGACCTGGAGCTGCTTGAGGCGATTCGGGCCGGAGACGGATCTGCACTTGAGACGTTGATGGAGCGCCACCAGGTTCCGCTATACTATTTCGTACTACGATACGCGGGCGAAGAACACCTGGCGCGAGACATCGTCCAAGAGTCTTTTGTCCGGGCCTACTTCAGGGCAGGACCGTTTCGTCCTCGATCCACGGTCAAGACGTGGCTTTTCAAGATTGCCCTGAACCTCTGTCGGGATGCGGGGCGCCGCCGGACCAGGGCACCGGAATTTGTCTCTCTCGACCAGACTTCGCCTGCATCAACGCCCTCCCTTGACATCGCCGACGACACACCCGTTGCAGACGAGCAAGCCGCAAGTTCCGACGATCTGAGTCAGCTTCACGAGGCAATAAACCTACTTCCAGACAAACTGAAGTTACCCTTGATCCTTTGCACACTTGAACAGCGAACGCAGAAGGAGGCCGCCGAGCTTCTTTCGACAACCCCAAAGACCGTAGAACTCCGAATCCACCGCGCTAAGAAGCGGCTTCAAAAGATGCTAGCCCACCTTGAAACAGTCCCAAATTAG
- a CDS encoding DUF3347 domain-containing protein — MNTIRQKVRLLLVASILATGAMAAAQQEPNNPLVESYMKVGTALADDDLRTAQGAAAAMIEDSKVGGIPEQVSTAASSVADAKDLASARVGFQALSTAVQNMIEESTSDGESVYLMRCPMAFGGKGGTWLQLTTAVSNPYFGSKMLHCGGVVREIEGGPATDSDHSHSNH, encoded by the coding sequence ATGAACACCATACGACAAAAGGTCCGTCTTCTCTTGGTCGCTAGCATTCTTGCCACGGGAGCCATGGCTGCAGCTCAGCAGGAACCAAACAACCCATTGGTTGAGTCCTATATGAAAGTGGGGACAGCCTTGGCTGATGATGATTTGAGAACTGCCCAAGGTGCGGCTGCCGCGATGATCGAGGATTCCAAGGTAGGAGGAATCCCTGAACAGGTTTCGACTGCGGCCTCATCAGTGGCCGATGCCAAGGATCTCGCGAGTGCACGAGTCGGTTTTCAGGCACTATCAACCGCTGTTCAGAATATGATCGAGGAGTCTACATCGGACGGCGAAAGCGTCTATCTGATGCGCTGCCCTATGGCTTTCGGAGGAAAAGGAGGAACGTGGCTTCAACTGACGACGGCCGTTTCCAATCCCTACTTCGGCTCAAAGATGCTCCATTGTGGCGGAGTTGTTCGGGAGATTGAGGGCGGCCCGGCAACGGACTCAGATCACTCCCACTCAAATCATTGA